A segment of the Brienomyrus brachyistius isolate T26 chromosome 4, BBRACH_0.4, whole genome shotgun sequence genome:
TCAGTTACAAAATtcataaatatacatatttaaatAGATTTTCCCAGTAAAAGGAGAAAGGTAAGAAATTGTAAGAAAGTTAAATAGGCtgcatatatataataaaaaaatatatcagaAGTAGAAAGAAAATCATGACTTTctcattaaatattttaaatgtttcatATATTTCATGCACATATAAAACATCGAATTGCTGTATAAGCTTATTATGACAAGTCAGGTACCGTCCTGTTCTGTCAGGCAGCCGCTGTGGTTTCTATTTCTGTTTTCCTGCATATGTCTCTCGCCTCACAGCCACTTCTGTGCCACCACAGCAATTAATAATACGATTGACAGAGGAAGAATCGATGCAGAGCACATTTGGCACATCCAGCAATGCTGGCTCCAAAGAGGTACAATATTAGAGCCCAACTTCAAGGCTGAACACACAAATCATTATAAATGTGTGCTTTGCTGATCAGTTCTGGGGCAATTCCTCTGGTCAGATTCTGGCTCACCCTCCCAGGACAGCGCTGGGTTATTGTGGATCTCCATCATGCTGTGGAACACTTCAATTTTTTCCCTTTCATTCAGGATACCATCACCGCtcttcgccccctgctggtcgcctGCAGTACTGCTGCAACATtggcagcaacagcagcagcggGCAGCGCAGAAGGATGTTGCCGCGGTTACGATGCGGTCCCAGGGAGCCATGGAGTGCATCCAATATGGCAGGAATTCCCAGCTGCGCAGCACGGGCGGCAGAACCCGGGGCTTGTGGTCCTGGAGCAGGTTCACGACGATGACGAAGATGGCGACCACCACTATGGGCACCCCCACGCCCACCAGTGCCTGCCAGCCGGCCACGGACAGGCCGAAGATGCCCAGTGGCaggaccaggaagcacaggaTGAGGTAGAAGGCGGCAAACCAGCGGTACTTGGCAGTACGGTTGCCGAGGGCTTTGGCCAGGCGGATGGGGATGCGCATGAACGGAATGGGATACCATAGTAAGATGCCAGCGATGTTAAAGAAGAAGTGGCAGAATGCAACCTAAGGATGGAAGCATGTGTTGAGCCCAAGATTATTATCgttaatgaaagcaaaaacATTTTCGTCAACTGAAATgagatgcaaaaataaaacaaaaaaaatgactaaacaaaaactgtaaaaattgctcgcaaaactgaaacaaaatacaaacgAATGTGAAATACGTTTTGTTACCATTTTTAAATACTACAGGGTGGCACAGTTACAAAGCATCATGTAATAATGCCGCGTTATGTAATAACGCAACAAAATACTAATTTTCATCAGGTAATACCATGTTATTACATGATGCATTGTCACACACCATGTAACTAaacaaaatgttacaaattcacagactatattataattttatattgcaacatTATCCTACCATTATTATCAtcgttattattatcatcattcaaTTTGTTACATTCTGTCGAGTTATTACTTAATGCAGCATGATTAAAAAATGCGTTGTAACAGGCCCACATAAACGGAGCCCAGCATCGTAACAAACAAAACTGATAAGCGGGGCCACGCTGTATATAGCAAAAGTAACGATCTGTTTATCTCCCTAATTACCATTAATAATACCTGGAACATGTTTTGCCCATTCTGAAGAGCTAAGAACATAACTACTGTATTGCTGTTCACTGTGTATTTGCGTAGGACTcattaaagaccaaacacaTAAAATAGCTCTACAACTATCTGTCTATGCCTAATAGTAAAACTACTATACttaaactaaaactaaaatttATAAAAACTAAGAAAATATATCTAATATACCAAACTGATACCAATCAAaaccaaataaaaaaataaataaacaaataacaaCTAACAAAACCCTATTGAACACCAAGTAAAACTAAACTGGACTGCAAATGAAACttgaatattaaataaataaaaactatttTAACACTGGTTCAATAGTTAGACAGCTACTGTACATGTGAACCAGCATCAGATGTTATAACTGGCTGCTGAATAAGTTGAATTCTCAAATCATTATGTATCAATGGAGGTCGAAAATTCTAGCCCCTCACTGCATTGCTGGGGTTACCGACCTGCAAGGAGTTTCCAAGCGTCTCGGCGGGACTGGCCATAGCAGCTAATATGGCTGTGGTTGTCGTGCCGATGTTGGAGCCGAGGGTCAATGGATACGCTCTCTCGATGCTAATGACACCAATTCCTATTTGTGGCGGGAAAGAGGCACAACGTCCGTCAGTGAACTCGTCTGGAAACCGGGTGGCGTCCGTTCCCTGCACCCGCGGCCCGGGGCTGACTCACCAACCAGGGGGGTGATGGCGGAGGTAAAAACCGAGCTGCTTTGCACCACAAAAGTCATTCCTGCACCAACCATGATGGCGAGGTAGCCTGTCACCCAGGCGAATGGGAACGGGAAGTCTGTGTGTAAGAGACAAGGAGAGCCATCCTAgtcaattccatccatccatccatccatccatgcatgcatACGTCACATACAGTGATGGAATGACTAGAATTTAGGCAATAATTGAAGCTACAGAGTTGCACATAAGTAGTATGAATGagtgaataataaataaataaatatcggtgcatccatccatccttccatccatccatacatccatccatccatccatccatccatcaccactTGTCCAGTAcagagtcaagtcaagtcaagcagGTCTATTGTCACACTAACCATATGCTGTACACTACATACAGTGGCAAGAAATAATATTCCCCAGGACATAAAGTGCTAGACAGGACAAGTGAGACAGACAGGACAAGTGAGACAGACAGGAcaagtgcaaaataaaaaaaataatcaaggtACATCAAAATTAATATGCAATGCAAACATTCTCAGTGTTGGAATGTTTAGAATGTAGACAATAATGGGAGCAGTTAAATACACGGTAGGAATGACTAATAAATAAAGATAGTAATTGTAAATAATGGGCCCAAGCAATGGAAATACCGGTAATAAAATGACAGTGCCGGTGCACGGCGGAGTTCATGTGAAGTTGTGCATCGGTGATGGTGAACCTATAGTGTATCTTTATGGGCAGCATGCGGGTCCATCAGAGGCCAATCGCATCAGAGGCCAATCACATCAGAGGCCAATCGCATTAGAGGCCAATCACACGCTCACATTTTGTACAAATCCGGCCTGATCACAGCCATTTTACCTCCTGAGGACAGAATCTCAGGGGGTGGGGATTTGTGCTACATGCCCTTGGTCACGGCTAAATGTTAAAATGCGTATGATAAGTGTGATAGATACCATATAGTTCTGTATGTTTATCTGCAAATCTCTGTCCAGGTAGCAGGAGAAAGTCAGAGCTAATGATTAAACCACACCACCTATGCACATGTCCCAGTATCAACACAAACGTCTTAAAGATCAATCTTCCTGTACTAATATTCAACCATTATATCTGCCGGTGCTAATAAAAGATGACTCATCGACTGGATCACGGTGACCTCGTGATAACATACATCCCTCGTCCCCGTATACCAGAAGGAGCTCCCACGCACCTGTGTTGAGGATCTTCTTGATGACCATGGCCACCTGGCCCTTCAGCATAGAGTTGAGCAACTTGACGATGAGGATGAGGCACGTGCAGAGAAAGAGGAGCGACAGGGCGAGGAGGATGAGGCCCACAGCCAGGTCCGGCAAGGTGGTGTTGGCAAAAATATGCTTGCCTGGGGGAGGAGTCAAGGCGGTCACATGATCACCTCCCAGGTAATAATTGTTCAATGAGCAATTATTAGCACCCAACACAGGAAGGCATGTTTCTCTGTCATGCATTTTCCATTCTGGTTGTCTATTAGAGGGTGCAGTCAGCCTGGGACCCaccccaggaaacacagggagcAAGACAGGGGGCAAGGTGCATCATATGCCCCCCCATGTTATAAGATTAGCCAAATGGCAGATTCTTAAATGAGGTATCCTGAGGAATCTCCCACAAACAGAGAGAACATATGACGTTacgcacaaacagacacacagctggggaaggggggggggtatcaaaACTCATAAACCTGGAGGATTGGGGCTGCAGTGTTCCTATGATACCATTCTGGGACAATGAACAAGCTCATTTGTAGAATGTTAACATATTTCGTATATGTATTTTGTGAAGAACATGGCACTTAGCTAAACAGTGACCCTTGTGCATTGTTTCTATAGGAACTACATGCCGTTGTTGGACTGCCTGAGAAGAAATCGCAAGGCCAGTGGCTGAGATTTAAGACCCCCTTAAGCCGGCAGGGACCGGCTTTCCCCTTAAGATTACAGCCGCACTCGGCTGTGTCTGGTGACAGCGAGCAGCACTTTGTCAAGCCcgggtgggggttggggttcTTGAGGAGGAGGTGAAGGCTTCCATGCTTGGCCCTCGAGCGATCGGCGGGGGCTAGGAAGAATGGGGCCCTTGAGCAGGTAGAGAGGTTAGGGGGGGTGAGCTTCTTTATTAGTCATCATGGGATGTGAATGACTAGCATTGTTCCTGCCATTGAAGGCCCTGAGTCTGCCCTCGGATTGTGCTCCGGATTTGCAGGTAAATCCCTGGCTTCGGGTTACCTGTGGCCACTTAAGGCACACGGTCTAGGCCTCTCTGCAGTCACAGCTGGTGGGGCTGCTACGCCCCGCACCCCTCCCACAACAAGAACTGAGACTGCACAGCGCTCAGCGACTAAGCAACAAGCATTAGGACTGCTTAACCTCTGGCATAAAGGCCAAGCATCTGATGTTCCTAAAACACAAGCCTGTTACATATCAAATGATATCAACCAACATATTAATGTGGAATATTCTCAAGTGTATTCTCCTGACATCTAGCAATTCATTATCTTTTTATTAATATCAGCCATTCTATATATGGAACTCCATTAAGATCCTTAAAGAGGACAGTTATGGCTATAAAATTACATCATAGATGTGGGGTGTGGCTTTGACAGCCTCCTCTTCCTAACAAATCAAACTTttaatcaatattaatttattttccaCTGAAAAGAGGATATTGCTAAACGAATGAATTTGCTTTGTGGGCAAAATTATCCAGGTACATCCAGGCTGAAGCTAAATCTTGTCTTAACTCTTCAGCACTCCATCCCAATGCATATTACGAGCATATGGACCTTGAGATCCTGAGGGCTGGAGGTGTTGAGCTGGAGAGAACATTTGAGGTTCTGAAAAGGACACATACATCTTTCCAGGTAGATCGTCTCAGACACGTTCATCAGGGTCCATGTCTCGTTGTCGTCCCACCAGCAGAACACCACGGAAGTGCAGTTTTCAGGGCCAGGAACTGTCATGTTGCTAAGGGTCTGAAATGTCAAGGACACCAACCACAAATCCCCCATGGTCAATCATTCCTCTAATCCTTACTACGGCCAAACACTGCTATTTATCAAACTTGTAATGGAATTCGACAAAGACTGTGATCTCAGCAGCAATTTATCACAGCTGTGCATTGAAAAGGTCACATTTGAGCTCTGCCTGTCCCAGCAGAAAAATCCCGTTTTATTGATCCTTATGGTTTACCGCATTAATAAAACAGTAAAAACGTAAATGCATCCCGCCACTTTCAAAGCCTGAAGCACAATTACACATTAACTACCAGCAGACTCAGTGTCTCTCTTATACAACACCTTCAGTTATTTCACTTGTTTTAAATGCCTACTTGAACTTAATGACCCAGAAGCTGTATAATTGCTCTGCGCATTCTGCTTTGTACTGGAGCCTTGCTGGCAGGAGGGGCGTGGCAAAACTTTACTCACGCCCACAGTCATTGGTTGGTTTATAAGGTGGGAACCTATAGCAGCTTACCAGACTGCAGTCATTGGTCAGGTTCTTACTGTATTGATCTCTGTTTTGCACCAGGATTTGACGAGGCTCTTGTTCCTTGCAGCCGGGTTACCCGTGGCAATGTCGCTGATCACAGATTTGTCCAGCTGTGAGGTAGGCCCCAGAAACATCAGATGAATGCCAAAGTAACTTGTGCGCAAAAGCATAAACATCAGGTGCTTCTGGGAGCCAGACTGTCAATGGGCAGCTCAGATGCTAAACTTGGGGTTTCACTGAATGACTCATTTAGAGCCAGTAAGCTCAACAGGTTTCAtaagataaataaaatatgaagaaCATGATTGGTTGTCGATTTTATATGGCTTCATTCCTTGGGAGTAGTCAATGCTAACGGGATCTTCTACAATGTTTCTCCAGCCATTTAACTGGGCGATCTTAAAAATGTAGCATGTGCAGTTTGCAGCACTGCAAAGATATCAGAGGCGGacgcccccacctggatgatggagTCGGTGAGGGGGTCAGTGATGACGTTGAGGAGGTCCGGGGAGTTTTCACCGCTCTGGATGTGGAAGGAGTCGATGATGAGCTTGGTGAGTTTGAACAGGAACCCCGAGGCCACCTCCAGGGGAAGCAGAACCAGCACCGACAGCCAGTTGAAGAAGTCATGGACGGTGGCTCCACCAAACGCCCTACAGTGGGTTAGCGGGCATCCTTAGATCTTGTCCATTAGAGTCAAATTCTACAATGTACATCACAGTGACTCGGATCACACCTCCTGAACTCATTTCGGTTCCCGGCCTGCATCACCGCCACGATTGTGTTGGTGATGGACGTCCCGATGTTGACTCCCATGATGATGGGCACAGCCGACTGTACCGACAGCACTGGTACATAAAAGGACACTGGAGTTAGCATTTTACCTACCAACCAGAATAACTGGTTGCTATACTAAATGCAATAATCAGTACAAAAGCAATAGGTATCCTGCAAATATACCAGTGGCACGTACCTCATTATGAAGCAGTCAAAGCCACTAGCACTAGTCCAGACATATACATAAATTTTAGGTCTTCATCTAACAGGCAGGACCTCTATCAATGGTTTAGTTTTTATACAGCAGGAAGGACTAGTGTCATTGGGATACACATATACATTAATATTAGTTTTTATCTAGCAGGCAGCATCATCAACGGTATAAACCTCTACATTAATTTTTATACAGCAGGTAGAGCATCTACAACAAGTACAAACACAAAGATCTTTTCAGTGCTCTAATGCATCATAAGAGAAGCCTCATAGCTTTTCTGAGATTCATCGAGTTAGATTATATTGTGTTGTGCGTTGTGTTTGTGAGAGAGAGCACTCACAGCCAGAGGAGACCATGCTGACGACGATGGATGAGGACGTGCTGGAGCTCTGGACCAGCACAGTCACCATGACCCCGATTACCAGACCAGCCAAGGGGTTGGCCAGGACCGTGTTGTCTTTGAAGATATCTCCCGCTGCCTTACCTGTGAAGCATCACAGGACCTTCACAATCCATTCTGTTGATGACCAGTACAGTCAGCTGAAATGACTCAGAAAGCCACAGAAGGTGTTAATGAGTAACAACACAATGCTTTCTGGGACATTTTGTCATCTGACTATGATGAGCTATCGACTGAGCAATACACGTGTTTTTCTCAGTCTAAAATAGAGTCATCAACCTTGTCATCCTAAATTTCACACATCTAAAGCAAA
Coding sequences within it:
- the slc34a2b gene encoding solute carrier family 34 member 2b — translated: MPPRPEIGNGSAVPTVSTDKSSAQEKGSAILPATSTLALMEEDLQEADPWDLPELQDTGVKWSELDCKGKVLRVLTAIAKLVVLLGLLYIFVCSLDVLSSAFQLVGGKAAGDIFKDNTVLANPLAGLVIGVMVTVLVQSSSTSSSIVVSMVSSGLLSVQSAVPIIMGVNIGTSITNTIVAVMQAGNRNEFRRAFGGATVHDFFNWLSVLVLLPLEVASGFLFKLTKLIIDSFHIQSGENSPDLLNVITDPLTDSIIQLDKSVISDIATGNPAARNKSLVKSWCKTEINTTLSNMTVPGPENCTSVVFCWWDDNETWTLMNVSETIYLERCKHIFANTTLPDLAVGLILLALSLLFLCTCLILIVKLLNSMLKGQVAMVIKKILNTDFPFPFAWVTGYLAIMVGAGMTFVVQSSSVFTSAITPLVGIGVISIERAYPLTLGSNIGTTTTAILAAMASPAETLGNSLQVAFCHFFFNIAGILLWYPIPFMRIPIRLAKALGNRTAKYRWFAAFYLILCFLVLPLGIFGLSVAGWQALVGVGVPIVVVAIFVIVVNLLQDHKPRVLPPVLRSWEFLPYWMHSMAPWDRIVTAATSFCAARCCCCCQCCSSTAGDQQGAKSGDGILNEREKIEVFHSMMEIHNNPALSWEGEPESDQRNCPRTDQQSTHL